A genomic segment from Thermostichus lividus PCC 6715 encodes:
- a CDS encoding Spy/CpxP family protein refolding chaperone: protein MPLRQQLLLGCATVVLALASVGSNAAPLPKWMERLNLNPQQTQQMQAVERKYSETVRQQQAALNTAEETLEKLMVAGAPTAQLQQQFDQVMRLRETLHRTRFAAAVEVQQILTPAQRQQLSAMNRQRLENLRNSLRQGTMMP, encoded by the coding sequence ATGCCATTACGTCAGCAATTGCTTTTGGGATGCGCCACGGTGGTTCTCGCCTTGGCAAGTGTGGGGTCGAATGCCGCGCCGCTGCCCAAGTGGATGGAGCGCCTCAACCTCAACCCCCAGCAAACCCAGCAAATGCAGGCGGTAGAGCGCAAATATAGTGAAACTGTGCGGCAGCAGCAAGCAGCCCTGAATACGGCAGAGGAGACACTAGAAAAACTCATGGTAGCAGGTGCACCCACCGCCCAACTCCAGCAGCAATTTGATCAAGTGATGCGTTTGCGAGAAACCCTGCATCGCACTCGTTTTGCAGCCGCTGTAGAAGTTCAACAGATTCTCACTCCAGCACAACGGCAGCAACTATCGGCGATGAATCGGCAACGGCTAGAAAACCTGCGGAACTCTCTCCGGCAGGGCACAATGATGCCATAG
- a CDS encoding metal-sensing transcriptional repressor, with protein sequence MGTESHSHSPESPSVPPRLHTHPHHHSEASLRAIMNRLARIEGHVRGIKTMVHESRPCPEVLIQIAAVRGALDRVARLILDEHLNECVTRAAQEGRIDQELAELKAALDRFLG encoded by the coding sequence ATGGGTACTGAGTCCCACTCTCACTCCCCTGAGTCACCCTCTGTGCCGCCTCGTTTGCACACTCACCCCCACCACCACAGTGAAGCATCGCTGCGGGCCATTATGAATCGCCTAGCTCGCATTGAAGGCCATGTGCGGGGGATCAAAACCATGGTGCACGAGAGCCGTCCTTGCCCAGAAGTGCTGATTCAAATTGCAGCGGTGCGAGGGGCACTGGATCGAGTGGCGCGGTTAATTCTAGATGAGCACCTGAATGAGTGTGTAACCCGCGCTGCCCAAGAGGGGCGGATTGATCAGGAATTGGCGGAACTCAAGGCGGCGCTGGATCGCTTCTTGGGCTAG
- a CDS encoding YggT family protein has product MSAVIAANWFLGVVFAVFTLVFIVRIVLTWYPQTNVQGPLKLIYWLSEPVLVPTRRVIPPLGGVDISPIIWVGIVTLLRQLLVGPQGLLFLLFPPA; this is encoded by the coding sequence ATGTCTGCTGTTATTGCTGCTAACTGGTTTCTGGGGGTTGTTTTTGCTGTATTTACCCTAGTGTTCATCGTCCGCATTGTGTTGACGTGGTATCCCCAAACCAATGTGCAAGGACCGCTCAAGCTGATTTACTGGCTATCAGAACCCGTGTTGGTACCCACGCGGCGGGTCATCCCCCCCTTGGGAGGGGTGGATATTAGCCCAATTATCTGGGTGGGCATTGTGACCTTGCTGCGACAGCTTTTAGTGGGGCCGCAGGGGTTATTGTTTCTCCTGTTTCCGCCAGCTTAG